Genomic DNA from Coffea arabica cultivar ET-39 chromosome 7e, Coffea Arabica ET-39 HiFi, whole genome shotgun sequence:
AATCTCCAAAGAAGGAATTAAGGTAGATCCGACCAAAATTGAAGCAGTTTCTAAGTGGAAGCAACCAGAAAATTCTACTGAAGTTCGAAATTTCTTAGagttagcagggtattaccggaggtttatcaaagatttttctaagattgcgggacccatgactgaattgACTAAGAAAAGTAAAAAGTTTATATGGAGCTCTAAGTGTGAGAAAAGTTTCCAGGATTTAAAGAAACGTTTGACAAGGGCACCTGTATTAATTTTACTTATATGGGGTGACGTTTGAAGTTTTTACCGACCACAAGAGTTTTAAATActtgttttttcaaaaatagttaAATTTGAGACAACATAGATGGGTCGAGTTTTTAGAggattatgattgtacgatcaattaccacCCAGGGAAAATTAATGTGGTAGCCGATACTTTAAGTCATCAAGTGCGAGTAGCAGGATTGATGATCAAAGAATTGCACTTGTTGGAAGAGGTTAGTAATTGGAACCCTCGTCTTGAACCAAGAAAGGTAATCCTTCGGAACATGATCATGAAATCCACTCTGTTGGATTGTATCAAGGAGGCACAAGAGAAGGATTCAAAAGTACAAAAGTGGTTGGAGAAAGTtagaaagggagaaaagtcgGATTTTAATTTGGGAGTAAGTGGTGTACTAAGGTTTCGAAATTGCACAgtagtgccaaaggatgaagggctaaaaaggaaaattttagaagaaacgCACCGTTCTAAGTATACGGTACATCTTGGATGGAATTAAAtgtaccaaaacttgaagagcttgtattggtgggagaacatgaagAGAAAAATTACTCGGTTTGTACAGACTTATTTAATTTGCCagcaggttaaagccgaacatcagaaatcATCTGGTCTATTGCAACCtttggagatacccgaatggaaatgagagaatatcaccatggattttgCATCTGGATTGCCAAGAACACAAAGAGGTCACGACGCcgtttgggtgatagtagataggTTGACCAAATCTGTTTATTTTCTAccgattagtatgaagtactCCCTAAAGAAGCTAGCAAAGCTatatttggatgagattataaGACTACATGGGATACCAGTAAGTATTGTATCTGATCGAGACCCTCGATTTGTTTCTCGATTCTGGCAGAAGATGCAAGAAATACtaggaactaaattgaattttagcacTACCTACCacccccagactgatggacaatctgagaggACAATCCAgacccttgaggacatgttgagatcatgtattttggattttagagagagttggagtaagtacTTGACACTGGTGGAATTTGCTTACAATAATAGCTTCCATTCATCcgttcaaatggctccatacgaagctTTTTATGGTCGAAAATATAGATCTCCTATTTGTTGGAATGAAATAAGTGAAAGAAAGATTTTAGACCCAACTGTAGTACCGTGGATTAATGAGGCGTACGAAAAGGCGAAGTTAATACGCCAACAAATTCAGACACCTCAGAGCCGTCAAAAGAGCTATGCAGATAACTGGaagaaggatttggagtttgcaGTTGGAGATCAAGTCTTCCTTAAGATCACTCCactaaaagcaagtttgataaCAGGAACAGGAAAGAAGTTGCAACCTAGATTTATAGGACCTTATAAGATTCTCCAACGTGTGGAAAACGTGGCCTCTAAGTTGGAACTGCCACCAAGTTTGTCTCGAATTCATAATATTTTCCATGTGTCTATGCtcaagaagtatcatccagatccCTCCCATGTACTGCAACCGAAAAATATCGATATCGACAAGGCTCTGACCTATGCGGAGAAACCAGTGAAACTTCTGGATCGTAAAGTGAAGGAACTAAGGAATAAGTGATCCCTTTGGTAAAAGTTCTGTGGAGGAATCACGGaatagaggaagcaacttgAGAAGTAGATGAGGAGATTCGAAAGAAATATTCAGACCTATTTCCAAaccaaggtatgaatttcgtggacaaaattcttttaagggagagAGGATGTgaagactcatgtttttattcttaatttagccatttttataattatttgctcTAGTGTTATTTAATTATACTAGTATTGCATGAATTTCCTCTTGAATTTCGGTTTATCGCGTTCGTGTCGAAAGTTTCTCGAAAGTCGCGCCGGtacgactaattggagatttgaagatttaatactagactcataaGTATGAGTAATTACAGTGTTAGAGGAATTACTTTGGAGGATTAGTGTATAAGTGTAACAAATAAAAGAGGAAGTGGTAGTACACAATACTATTTCGTTACTATTGAGAGTTGATCTTGTGTACCAACTTAAAGTTACTTTTCCCCAATCTTCCTCCATAAGATTCACCACTCAAAAACTTCCTCACTCTCCTCAACCTCTCGGCCGAGCCTaaggaagaaaaggggaagagaAAGCTCCATTCTTTTAGCTTCAACCTTGCTTGCAAATCCTCAACCAAACCACACAACTCTTGGAGTTTCACTCTAGCTTGAAGAAAGGTGCATCTTTGTGGAGTTTTTTGGTGAAATATTGGATGAAACTCTCACTTACAACTAGGGTTAAAAGTTTGGAGAGGTAACCATTTCCTTCTCCTTTAACCTTTCAAATTTTGCTAAGATTAGAGCTTggatttcatgggtttgaaaccctagtcAAGTTTCTAGCCTAGTGGACTTGAGAAAGCTTTTATCTTGCTTTATATTCTAGGCTAACGGTCTTGAGGTGACCTAtgaggtagctgacttgaggatATTGCTTGATATTTGTTATTTATGTGTATTATAGCTTAATATTGGTTGGATAGTGGAGAGAAATTTGGAAGAAACCGTgagagtgagctggccgaaatttctgttttgttgTCCTGCTTTGAACTCAAATTTTTGTGGCTTATTTGGTTGCTAAACTGATTGATATATGTTTTATTATGTGTGTGGAAGTTGGCTTTCAAAAATCATCTCAAATGGTTatataaaacttgagttttggaaaaagttTGAAATCTAGAAAATGGTTACCAGGGTAGCCGGAAAGGGGTACTTTGTctgaacataactctttgtacaaaaatcaaaattgagtACTGTTTGCGGCATTtcaaactagacattcatagaTTTCAAACGGTATAAGAATCCCctgctagttcattttgagtaaACTGTAATGAATCGGCACATGGGACTGACCTGTTTTGCCTGTCTGCCCGAGAGCAACTGgaaagctgcatcttgtggctcgattttgtctcacttgtgaaaagactttgaaaatgatgtcttctgatgaattgtagtattgtgaatctagtttctaatgccataaatcattctcaatttggacttgtgtagagttagatatggtctGATTTCAAAACTGTGTTGAAGCTTAGTGACTGGAAATCCCTGAACAGGTTGCGAAAATCAGCCAACTTCAAACTAAtatatcttgttgctcaaaatTCCGAATTTAGTTCCACTTATTGTGCTTGAAACTTGATTTGGAActcttgttgtgttataaatttcagaggctgattcactttctctgaattttgccgaattttcaaacattgctaaaaaaccaagactggttctgtcctGTCTTCATGAAACAACAAATTTGAACGGTTTTTggttagaatcttggaaaagtgtcttcagagaatttttagtactttgaatctattttccaacagtataaagttttccatttttggacttaccaaactcaagatctaaTTTTCCAAGTATGAtcgcgcaaagctgaaaatttctgattcCTTAAGAGATGAACTTTTAAAGAACTCCCAATTCCCTTTCGATATTGATAGaccgttttaaacttgatttcatggatgaTACAAGTTTCCCTTGTAactttaaatcctcacttttgaatctcgatttcgAAGGATTAAAgctcttttaagacattgtcttaAGTTTTAAGCAAGTGTACTTTCTTCCTTGAATGATAAGTGGTTGTGAGTATATGTGAGTGATGGTTGATCACCAtttcttcaggcgctcaagaggatttTGAAGGGAATCTCGGAGCGGACAACTAAAGACTTTAATTGTTCACTTacttttgacttggtgagtatcaagtgtATGAATTATTGTATCTACTT
This window encodes:
- the LOC113700807 gene encoding uncharacterized protein, which codes for MAPYEAFYGRKYRSPICWNEISERKILDPTVVPWINEAYEKAKLIRQQIQTPQSRQKSYADNWKKDLEFAVGDQVFLKITPLKASLITGTGKKLQPRFIGPYKILQRVENVASKLELPPSLSRIHNIFHVSMLKKYHPDPSHVLQPKNIDIDKALTYAEKPVKLLDRKVKELRNK